From a single Pigmentibacter ruber genomic region:
- the gcvT gene encoding glycine cleavage system aminomethyltransferase GcvT, with the protein MTSEEKLKLTPLYEEHIALGARMVPFAGWSMPVQYSGLVDEHKCVRNAVGLFDVSHMGEINVIGRGALDFLQFITLNDLSQLKIGQAQYNAFCTENGTVIDDIIIYKRGLDSYFICVNASNIEKDFGWLKENCPKQGVLIENLSDDYAQIAVQGPKSRELIAKVVDVKIHDLAYYHFAEGKVLGVPSIIARTGYTGELGYELYVPAASAAKVWKALLQVGSEFGVKPCGLGARDTLRLECGYLLYGNDMDQTKTALECGLSWITKFDKPEFIGKKTLLMQKESGTKVKLVAFEMQDKAVGRHGYKVFSAAENGTEIGLITSGSPSPTLSKNIGMAYVNSEYAKIGSNIWIEVRGDKKPAIVVKKPFYVHGSAQG; encoded by the coding sequence ATGACATCTGAAGAAAAGTTAAAATTAACTCCACTTTATGAAGAGCACATAGCTCTTGGTGCAAGAATGGTTCCATTCGCTGGTTGGTCTATGCCAGTGCAATATTCTGGATTAGTAGATGAGCATAAATGCGTCAGAAATGCTGTTGGTCTTTTTGATGTAAGTCATATGGGAGAGATCAACGTTATTGGAAGAGGTGCATTAGATTTTCTCCAGTTTATTACATTAAATGATTTGTCGCAATTAAAGATAGGACAAGCTCAATATAATGCTTTTTGTACTGAAAATGGAACCGTCATTGATGATATCATTATTTATAAAAGAGGACTTGATTCTTATTTTATCTGTGTCAACGCGAGTAATATTGAAAAAGATTTTGGTTGGTTAAAAGAAAATTGCCCCAAACAGGGGGTATTAATAGAAAATTTGAGTGATGATTATGCACAAATCGCTGTGCAAGGGCCAAAAAGTAGAGAATTAATTGCTAAAGTTGTAGACGTAAAAATACATGATTTAGCTTATTATCATTTTGCAGAAGGAAAAGTTTTAGGTGTTCCCTCAATTATTGCAAGAACAGGATACACAGGTGAATTAGGATATGAATTATATGTTCCAGCTGCATCAGCAGCTAAAGTATGGAAAGCATTGCTACAAGTAGGGAGTGAATTTGGCGTAAAACCATGTGGCCTTGGAGCAAGAGATACGCTTCGTTTAGAATGCGGATATCTACTCTATGGAAATGATATGGATCAAACAAAAACAGCATTGGAATGTGGTTTGAGTTGGATCACAAAATTTGATAAACCAGAGTTTATCGGAAAAAAAACTTTACTAATGCAGAAAGAATCCGGAACTAAAGTCAAGTTAGTTGCATTTGAAATGCAAGATAAAGCAGTCGGAAGACATGGCTATAAAGTATTTTCAGCTGCTGAGAATGGTACTGAAATAGGTTTAATTACAAGCGGTAGTCCTTCACCAACGTTATCTAAAAATATTGGAATGGCATATGTAAACTCTGAATATGCAAAAATTGGAAGCAATATTTGGATCGAAGTACGAGGAGATAAAAAGCCAGCTATCGTGGTAAAAAAACCATTTTATGTGCATGGAAGTGCACAAGGTTAA
- a CDS encoding iron-containing alcohol dehydrogenase: MLNFELFNPVKIIFGKDTIGNLPSLLQNKEKILFAYGGGSIKKNGVYDQIKQALIHKDVYEFSGIEVNPEYETLMKAVELCKKCRIDFILAVGGGSVIDGCKFIANAAKYKKNDPWELVIGAQSEKAIPLGCVLTLPATGSEMNGFSVISRRSMNAKKGFFSPHSYPEFSILDPSVTFSLPDRQIINGIIDPFVHVTEQYLTYKINSPLQNRQSEAILKTLIEEGPKAIKRKEDYNNRANIMWCATQALNGTIGKGVPQDWATHEIGHEITALYGLDHAQTLAVILPALLQNEYDYKKEKLIDFGKNVFSLNYNSEAKIAKTAINKTEKFFRSLGAKTRLSEYKIPKKELKHIAKKVMETSKGVKLGENSRIGENEILEILEIAWPSYK; this comes from the coding sequence ATGTTAAATTTCGAACTATTTAATCCAGTAAAAATTATTTTTGGCAAAGATACCATTGGTAATTTACCTTCTTTATTACAAAATAAAGAAAAAATATTATTTGCATATGGTGGTGGTTCAATAAAAAAAAATGGTGTATACGATCAAATTAAACAAGCCTTAATTCATAAAGATGTATATGAATTTTCTGGAATTGAAGTAAATCCTGAATATGAAACACTGATGAAAGCTGTTGAGTTATGTAAAAAATGTAGAATAGATTTTATCTTAGCAGTTGGTGGAGGTTCTGTAATAGATGGTTGCAAGTTTATTGCAAATGCAGCAAAATATAAAAAAAATGATCCTTGGGAGTTAGTAATAGGAGCACAAAGTGAAAAGGCTATCCCCCTAGGTTGCGTGTTAACTTTACCAGCAACCGGTTCAGAGATGAATGGTTTTAGTGTTATTTCAAGAAGAAGTATGAACGCTAAAAAAGGTTTTTTCTCACCACATTCTTACCCAGAATTTTCTATACTTGATCCTTCTGTTACCTTTTCTTTGCCAGATAGACAAATTATTAATGGAATAATTGATCCTTTTGTCCATGTAACAGAGCAGTATTTAACTTATAAAATAAATTCTCCATTACAAAACAGACAAAGTGAAGCTATATTAAAAACATTGATTGAAGAAGGTCCAAAAGCAATAAAAAGAAAAGAAGATTATAATAATAGAGCTAATATTATGTGGTGTGCAACACAAGCTCTAAATGGAACAATCGGAAAGGGTGTACCACAAGATTGGGCAACGCATGAAATAGGGCATGAAATAACAGCTTTATATGGATTGGATCATGCACAGACTCTTGCCGTTATACTGCCTGCTTTATTGCAAAATGAATATGACTACAAAAAAGAAAAATTAATTGATTTTGGGAAAAATGTATTCTCACTAAACTATAACTCTGAAGCAAAAATAGCAAAAACAGCAATTAATAAAACAGAGAAATTTTTTAGGTCATTAGGTGCAAAAACTAGACTTTCTGAATACAAAATTCCTAAAAAAGAATTAAAACATATTGCAAAAAAAGTTATGGAAACAAGTAAAGGCGTAAAATTGGGTGAAAATTCAAGAATTGGTGAAAATGAAATACTAGAAATTCTTGAGATTGCTTGGCCTAGCTATAAGTAA
- a CDS encoding translation initiation factor gives MTEKKKTKPIKLEWSGNIASVGQESPVNLKKCEIKEEKKQPNSIQGKLKIRTETKGRAGKPVAILFNFSDPEASNPESLKLLCSKLKTSLACGGTVENNEIVLTIREINKLKEVLKNFHLNSN, from the coding sequence ATGACAGAAAAAAAGAAGACCAAACCTATCAAATTGGAATGGAGCGGAAACATCGCTTCTGTAGGGCAGGAGTCACCAGTAAATTTAAAGAAATGTGAAATCAAAGAAGAAAAAAAACAGCCCAATTCTATTCAAGGTAAACTAAAGATAAGAACTGAAACAAAAGGGAGGGCTGGAAAACCAGTAGCCATATTATTTAACTTCAGCGATCCTGAAGCTAGTAATCCGGAAAGTCTAAAACTACTTTGCTCAAAACTTAAAACTTCTCTCGCCTGCGGTGGAACAGTTGAAAATAATGAAATTGTATTAACAATTCGTGAAATTAATAAATTAAAAGAAGTACTTAAAAATTTTCACTTAAATTCAAACTAA
- a CDS encoding inorganic diphosphatase: MSVNPWHPWHSVSVGEKVPSIVTAIIEIPRGSKNKYEIDADSGLLFLDRVLSSPMFYPINYGFIPQTYCDDGDPLDVMVVGQDPVHPLSMMDARVIGCLKMIDGGDADDKILAVHADDPQFKHITDIKQLEEINPHYLKEIEQFFKTYKLLENKKVEIVGWQGKEEAEKVIKESIDFYNRNKDMLKK, encoded by the coding sequence ATGTCAGTTAATCCTTGGCACCCATGGCATTCTGTCAGCGTTGGTGAAAAAGTCCCTTCAATTGTTACAGCAATTATTGAAATTCCTCGTGGGTCAAAAAATAAGTATGAAATTGATGCTGATTCTGGTCTTTTGTTTCTAGACAGAGTTCTTTCAAGTCCAATGTTTTACCCTATTAATTATGGTTTTATTCCTCAAACATACTGTGACGACGGAGATCCTCTTGATGTCATGGTAGTTGGCCAAGATCCTGTACACCCTCTTAGCATGATGGATGCTCGAGTAATCGGCTGTTTAAAAATGATTGATGGTGGTGATGCTGATGATAAAATTCTTGCCGTTCACGCCGATGACCCTCAATTTAAACACATCACAGATATCAAGCAGTTGGAAGAAATCAATCCACATTATTTAAAAGAAATAGAACAATTCTTTAAAACTTATAAATTACTTGAAAATAAAAAAGTTGAAATTGTAGGATGGCAAGGTAAAGAAGAAGCTGAAAAGGTTATCAAAGAATCTATAGATTTTTATAATAGAAATAAAGATATGTTAAAGAAATAA
- a CDS encoding beta/alpha barrel domain-containing protein produces MNILSKVNKIYFSEYHLAPLKKLNSKADLTLKKGYLLKINFKNLGHGYCDLFTWPELGDLLPTEQLENLKARNLNDQLMKCLYFSHLDAQFRRKNENIFKKTLFPKNHLTVVNFTDLNEEMINEIKRQGFTKVKIKLGLNVIEMQQKLNTIFEILFANKINIRIDFNNSLNNELFVKFLEKIYQFINIIDFIEDPYPYFYKDYSAIKKRFPTINIALDRFSENQFFSIKEVKADFLIIKPVIQNFSYNEFSSKLVFTSYMDHPLGQLCAIYEAANFFVQHNKFVESECGFLTHTLYEKNKYSETFSIQETRLIPTIEGTGFGFDEYLSNENWKELI; encoded by the coding sequence ATGAATATTTTAAGTAAAGTAAATAAAATATATTTTTCTGAATATCATTTGGCTCCATTAAAAAAGCTAAATAGTAAAGCTGATTTAACTTTAAAAAAAGGATATTTATTAAAAATAAATTTTAAAAATTTAGGTCATGGCTATTGTGATTTATTTACTTGGCCAGAACTTGGAGATTTGCTACCAACAGAGCAACTTGAAAATTTAAAAGCAAGAAATTTAAATGATCAATTAATGAAATGTCTTTATTTTTCCCATTTAGATGCTCAATTTAGAAGGAAAAATGAAAATATTTTTAAAAAGACATTATTTCCTAAAAATCATTTAACTGTAGTTAATTTTACAGATTTAAATGAAGAAATGATAAATGAAATTAAGCGACAGGGATTTACAAAAGTAAAAATAAAACTCGGCTTAAATGTCATAGAAATGCAACAGAAATTAAACACTATATTCGAAATATTATTTGCAAATAAAATTAATATAAGAATTGATTTCAATAATTCATTGAATAATGAATTATTTGTGAAATTTCTTGAAAAAATATATCAATTTATAAATATAATTGATTTTATAGAAGATCCTTATCCATATTTCTATAAAGATTATTCTGCTATTAAAAAAAGATTTCCAACTATTAATATAGCTTTAGATAGATTTAGTGAAAATCAATTTTTTAGTATTAAAGAAGTGAAAGCTGATTTCTTGATAATAAAACCAGTTATCCAAAATTTCAGTTATAACGAATTTAGTTCAAAATTAGTTTTTACAAGTTATATGGATCATCCTTTAGGGCAGCTCTGTGCAATTTATGAAGCAGCTAATTTCTTTGTTCAGCATAATAAATTTGTAGAATCAGAATGTGGTTTTTTAACTCATACATTATATGAAAAAAATAAATACTCAGAAACCTTTTCTATACAGGAGACGAGGCTTATACCGACAATTGAAGGAACAGGCTTTGGTTTTGACGAATACCTAAGTAATGAAAATTGGAAGGAGCTGATTTGA
- the gcvPB gene encoding aminomethyl-transferring glycine dehydrogenase subunit GcvPB encodes MNYLQKTTGHNIVLEEEVIFEKSRKGGYGIGLPKLDVPKIDYKSLYNKVTRKNKARLPELSEPEIVRHFTRLSTWNYAIDLGIYPLGSCTMKHNPRLNEEVARSASICELHPYDPIEWSQGHLQIMHELQEDLKEITGMPAVSLQPSAGAQGEFTGLLLISAYHRNKGKHKKTIITADTSHGTNPASAALAGYNIVQIQTGSDGSVSLDSVQAVLNDDVAAMMITNPNTLGIFEKNIKDIAKILHDRDALLYIDGANMNAVLGLSRPGDYGADVIQFNLHKTFTTPHGGGGPGSGPIAVSAKLEPFLPIPRVELQDGSYNLNYNFSKTIGRVKAFYGNYGMFIRAWCYIKALGWEGLKNVSENAILNANYIKSKLKDVLNIPVDGNHLHEIVFNDKNQKEAGWDTTKIAKALIDYGMHPPTVHFPLCVKNALMVEPTETESIDELDRFIYAIKEVVSLQDSSQTYPKKAFREKVDEVKAARELKLTYKFKE; translated from the coding sequence ATGAATTATTTACAAAAAACTACAGGACATAATATAGTTTTAGAAGAAGAAGTGATTTTTGAAAAATCTCGTAAAGGTGGATATGGCATTGGTTTGCCTAAATTAGATGTTCCAAAAATAGATTATAAATCCTTATACAATAAAGTAACAAGAAAAAATAAAGCGAGACTTCCTGAATTGTCTGAACCTGAAATTGTGCGGCATTTTACTCGTTTATCAACTTGGAATTATGCAATTGATTTAGGAATATATCCTTTAGGTTCTTGTACAATGAAGCATAATCCAAGATTAAATGAAGAGGTAGCAAGAAGCGCATCTATATGTGAACTGCATCCTTATGATCCTATTGAATGGTCACAGGGGCATCTGCAAATTATGCATGAATTACAGGAAGATTTAAAAGAAATAACAGGAATGCCAGCTGTATCTCTACAGCCAAGTGCAGGTGCGCAAGGTGAATTTACAGGATTATTATTAATTTCTGCTTACCATCGAAATAAGGGAAAACACAAGAAAACAATAATTACAGCTGATACTTCGCATGGAACAAATCCTGCTAGTGCTGCATTAGCTGGTTATAATATTGTCCAAATTCAGACCGGAAGTGATGGATCTGTTTCTTTAGATTCCGTACAAGCTGTCTTAAATGATGACGTAGCCGCAATGATGATTACAAATCCAAATACGTTAGGAATATTTGAAAAAAATATAAAAGATATCGCAAAAATTTTGCATGATAGAGATGCGTTACTTTATATCGATGGCGCAAATATGAATGCTGTTCTTGGTTTAAGTCGACCGGGAGATTACGGGGCAGATGTTATTCAATTTAATTTACATAAGACCTTTACAACTCCGCATGGAGGTGGTGGTCCAGGGAGTGGTCCAATTGCAGTAAGTGCAAAACTAGAGCCTTTTTTACCAATTCCAAGAGTCGAATTGCAGGATGGAAGTTATAATCTAAATTATAATTTTTCAAAAACGATTGGCAGAGTAAAAGCATTTTATGGAAATTATGGAATGTTTATCAGAGCTTGGTGCTATATCAAAGCGTTAGGTTGGGAAGGGTTAAAAAATGTTAGCGAGAATGCTATTCTTAATGCTAATTATATTAAATCAAAATTAAAAGATGTACTAAATATTCCTGTAGATGGAAATCATTTACATGAAATTGTTTTTAATGATAAAAATCAAAAGGAAGCTGGTTGGGATACAACAAAAATAGCAAAAGCTTTAATAGACTATGGCATGCATCCACCAACAGTGCATTTCCCACTATGTGTAAAAAATGCTCTCATGGTTGAACCAACTGAAACAGAAAGTATTGATGAGTTAGATAGATTTATTTATGCAATTAAAGAAGTAGTTTCTCTGCAAGATTCTTCACAAACATATCCAAAAAAAGCTTTTCGTGAAAAAGTTGATGAAGTCAAAGCTGCACGCGAATTAAAATTAACTTATAAGTTTAAAGAGTAA
- the gcvPA gene encoding aminomethyl-transferring glycine dehydrogenase subunit GcvPA, producing the protein MLKHRLLPTTENDRNNILKICGVDNFEDLLKGIPKDIQFKNKLNIGDGLSELELKRQLSKILSSSREKLNGLSFLGAGVYDHFIPAVVNQLTLRGEFLTSYTPYQPEFSQGTLQALFEYQSMVAEIFGMEISNASHYDGATSMAEAALMALRIKADRKRILVSAGVHPEYIEVLKTYLTNLSVEVSIVPLNDDGKTSTQALDSLLGEDVALFIAQSPNFFGCIEDMELLSEKTQAKKALFSANVTEPLSLALLKIPGEYHADIATGEGQSFGLPQSFGGPYVGLFTTKLEHVRQMPGRLCGETVDSQGRKSFTLTLSTREQHIRREKATSNICTNQNLCALWATIWLSLVGKEGFIEIAEQNLSKAEYAKSEILKTNKAKLKYQKSSTFNEFTIELKTNTLDFIQKCMQSNIAPGIPLQRFFKEDKNSLLIAITEKKTKDDIDQLVDLIKKYG; encoded by the coding sequence ATGTTAAAGCATCGTTTACTTCCAACAACAGAAAATGATAGAAATAATATTTTAAAAATTTGTGGAGTGGATAATTTTGAAGACTTACTCAAAGGGATACCTAAAGATATTCAATTCAAAAATAAATTAAATATTGGAGATGGATTATCTGAATTAGAATTAAAAAGACAATTATCAAAGATATTGAGCTCCTCGCGCGAAAAATTAAATGGTTTAAGTTTTTTAGGAGCAGGTGTTTACGACCACTTCATTCCTGCGGTTGTTAATCAATTAACGTTACGAGGAGAATTTTTAACTTCGTATACACCCTATCAACCCGAATTTTCGCAAGGAACTTTGCAAGCTTTATTTGAATATCAAAGCATGGTTGCAGAAATTTTTGGTATGGAAATATCAAATGCCTCGCATTATGATGGGGCAACAAGTATGGCTGAAGCAGCTTTAATGGCCTTAAGAATTAAAGCAGATAGAAAAAGAATTTTAGTTTCAGCTGGAGTGCACCCAGAATATATTGAAGTTTTAAAAACATATTTAACAAATTTAAGTGTTGAAGTTTCTATTGTACCTTTGAATGATGATGGTAAAACATCAACACAAGCTTTAGATTCTCTTTTAGGAGAAGATGTTGCTTTGTTTATTGCGCAAAGTCCTAATTTTTTTGGTTGCATTGAAGATATGGAATTATTATCCGAAAAAACGCAAGCAAAAAAAGCATTATTTTCCGCTAATGTAACAGAGCCATTAAGTCTAGCCCTACTTAAAATCCCTGGTGAGTATCATGCGGATATTGCAACAGGTGAAGGACAAAGTTTTGGATTGCCCCAAAGTTTTGGAGGGCCTTATGTGGGCTTATTTACAACTAAACTAGAGCATGTGAGACAAATGCCCGGTCGACTTTGTGGTGAAACTGTAGATAGTCAAGGTAGAAAAAGTTTTACTTTAACTTTAAGTACACGTGAACAACATATCAGAAGAGAAAAAGCAACTTCAAATATTTGTACAAATCAAAATTTATGCGCTTTATGGGCTACTATCTGGTTGTCATTAGTAGGTAAAGAAGGTTTTATTGAAATAGCTGAACAAAATCTTTCTAAAGCAGAATATGCAAAATCAGAAATATTAAAAACAAATAAGGCAAAGTTAAAATATCAAAAATCAAGTACCTTCAATGAATTTACAATTGAATTAAAAACGAATACTTTAGATTTTATACAAAAATGCATGCAGAGTAATATTGCACCAGGAATTCCATTGCAAAGATTTTTCAAAGAAGATAAAAACTCATTATTAATTGCTATTACCGAGAAAAAAACAAAAGATGATATAGATCAGCTTGTTGATTTAATCAAAAAATATGGATGA
- the menB gene encoding 1,4-dihydroxy-2-naphthoyl-CoA synthase gives MNQNIWHKMQDFEDIKLERTEDGIAKITINRPHVRNAFRPETVNELLKAFEVCRDHPKIGVVILTGEGKEAFCSGGDQKVRGHGGYVGQDGLPRLNILDVQKSIRSMPKPVVAMVAGYAIGGGHVLHVVCDLTIAGDNARFGQTGPKVGSFDGGLGSSYLARIVGQKKAREIWYLCRQYNAQQALEMGLVNHVVPVDELEEETLKWCREMMQHSPLALRCLKAALNADCDGQIGLLDFAGNATLLYYLSEEAKEGKNAFIEKRKPNFDKFDRFP, from the coding sequence GTGAATCAAAACATTTGGCATAAAATGCAAGATTTTGAAGATATTAAATTAGAGAGAACTGAAGATGGTATTGCAAAAATAACAATTAATCGTCCACATGTGCGGAATGCATTTAGACCAGAAACAGTAAATGAATTATTAAAAGCTTTTGAAGTATGTAGAGATCATCCAAAAATTGGAGTGGTTATTTTAACTGGTGAAGGGAAAGAGGCATTTTGTTCAGGTGGAGATCAAAAAGTTCGTGGCCATGGAGGTTATGTCGGTCAAGATGGTTTACCAAGATTAAACATTTTGGATGTGCAAAAATCAATTCGATCAATGCCTAAACCAGTTGTAGCTATGGTTGCTGGTTATGCGATAGGTGGAGGGCACGTCCTTCATGTTGTTTGTGATCTAACTATTGCAGGAGATAACGCAAGATTTGGGCAAACAGGTCCAAAAGTTGGCTCGTTTGATGGTGGATTGGGTAGTAGTTATTTGGCTAGGATTGTAGGGCAAAAAAAAGCCCGCGAAATTTGGTATCTTTGTCGTCAATATAATGCACAACAAGCGTTAGAAATGGGTCTTGTAAATCATGTTGTGCCTGTAGATGAATTAGAAGAAGAGACTTTAAAATGGTGTAGAGAAATGATGCAACATTCTCCACTTGCTTTACGTTGTCTAAAAGCAGCATTAAATGCTGATTGTGACGGGCAAATTGGACTACTTGATTTTGCAGGAAATGCAACACTATTATATTATCTTAGTGAAGAAGCAAAAGAAGGAAAAAATGCCTTTATAGAAAAACGTAAACCTAATTTTGATAAATTTGATAGATTTCCTTGA
- the menA gene encoding 1,4-dihydroxy-2-naphthoate octaprenyltransferase — MSEALITKQGVYPWLLAARPKTLSAAVTPILISTILSYHYSLIGNYKNIIFLSLLALFSAIFIQIGTNLINDALDFKKGADNENRLGPKRVTQSGLLTAKQVMMGGFLSFLISVLIAIPLVMHSGLPIIIIGFVSLLFGYLYTGGPYPLAYKGLGEIFVIFFFGLVAVGGVFYLQTGFLNTAALIAGLEVGLLATVLISINNYRDYLEDRKVSKMTLAARFGARFAKYEILFLYISTYTIHLYWFMEINFWTAFLPFLTLPLAIKIVKEVFQQEPSSIFNKYLGMSALLQLIFGILFSIGILIG, encoded by the coding sequence ATGTCTGAAGCTTTGATTACAAAACAAGGAGTTTATCCTTGGCTGCTTGCTGCTCGTCCTAAAACATTATCAGCGGCAGTTACTCCTATTCTAATTTCAACAATATTATCTTATCATTATTCTCTAATAGGGAATTATAAAAATATTATTTTTCTAAGTTTGTTAGCTTTATTTTCTGCTATATTCATTCAAATTGGAACTAACTTAATTAACGATGCTTTGGATTTTAAAAAAGGCGCTGATAATGAAAACAGGTTAGGTCCTAAGCGGGTCACTCAAAGTGGATTATTGACAGCTAAGCAAGTCATGATGGGCGGATTTTTAAGTTTTTTAATTTCTGTTTTAATTGCTATTCCTTTGGTTATGCATTCTGGTTTGCCAATAATTATCATTGGATTTGTTTCGTTATTATTTGGCTATTTATACACAGGTGGACCTTATCCTCTTGCGTATAAAGGATTAGGTGAAATATTCGTTATTTTCTTTTTTGGATTAGTTGCTGTAGGTGGAGTATTTTATTTACAAACAGGATTTTTAAATACTGCTGCTTTGATAGCAGGTTTAGAAGTAGGTTTACTTGCAACTGTTCTTATCTCTATTAATAATTATCGAGATTATTTAGAAGATAGAAAAGTTAGCAAAATGACTTTAGCTGCAAGATTTGGTGCTCGCTTTGCAAAATATGAAATATTATTTTTGTATATCTCTACTTATACTATTCATCTTTATTGGTTTATGGAAATAAATTTTTGGACTGCTTTTTTACCTTTTCTTACTTTACCTTTAGCTATTAAAATTGTTAAAGAGGTATTTCAGCAAGAACCATCAAGTATATTTAATAAATATTTAGGAATGTCTGCATTATTGCAATTAATATTTGGAATATTATTTAGCATAGGCATTTTAATAGGGTAG
- the gcvH gene encoding glycine cleavage system protein GcvH, with the protein MSYPEELKYTKEHEWIKIEGNKASIGVTKFAIEQLGDVVYLELPKVGATFNANDAFGTIESTKTVSELYTPTSCTVTEINSQIVDKPESLATDAYNNGWLIKVEIKNPPTNLLSAKEYEKYISGKD; encoded by the coding sequence ATGTCTTATCCTGAAGAACTAAAATATACTAAAGAACATGAATGGATCAAAATTGAAGGTAATAAAGCTTCGATTGGAGTTACAAAATTTGCAATTGAGCAATTAGGTGATGTTGTTTATTTGGAGTTACCTAAAGTTGGAGCAACGTTTAATGCAAATGATGCATTTGGAACAATTGAGTCCACAAAAACAGTAAGTGAACTTTATACTCCAACTTCTTGCACAGTAACAGAAATAAATTCACAAATTGTGGATAAACCTGAAAGTTTAGCAACAGATGCTTACAATAATGGTTGGTTAATTAAAGTTGAAATAAAAAATCCTCCAACTAATTTATTAAGTGCAAAAGAATATGAAAAATATATATCTGGAAAAGATTAA
- a CDS encoding NRDE family protein: MCTLFLFINHFESFPILLISNRDEYRKRKARMINGWNQTMTVYGNTVFGPRDDSKGGTWFACQNIAKPRWAIITNIRDLSSFKDNLQSRGEIIPHFLNSTLNCVEYVNYLKDKKSNYNYFNLIFSDSETIYYYNSKENSAKKIGDIADKEKYIYGLSNGSLDEKWPKVEENKAKFFSYTNSFQKNKKSIEELWNYFKNEMMNSKKYDIKLLPKTGVSQEKEIFLSSLFIPGSEYGTRTTILFAISQDQGLNFCEQTYNYNAQVDEEKIITAKFYR; the protein is encoded by the coding sequence GTGTGCACTCTCTTTCTATTTATAAATCATTTTGAGTCTTTTCCTATTTTATTGATTTCAAATAGAGATGAATATCGTAAGCGGAAAGCAAGAATGATTAATGGATGGAACCAAACTATGACTGTATATGGAAATACTGTCTTTGGTCCTAGGGATGATTCAAAAGGAGGCACATGGTTTGCTTGTCAAAATATAGCTAAGCCAAGATGGGCAATAATAACAAATATTAGAGATTTAAGTTCCTTTAAAGATAATCTCCAATCGAGAGGGGAAATAATACCTCATTTTTTGAATTCAACGTTAAATTGTGTAGAATATGTTAATTATTTAAAGGATAAGAAAAGTAATTATAATTATTTTAATCTTATTTTTTCTGATTCAGAAACAATTTACTATTATAATAGCAAAGAAAATTCAGCAAAAAAAATAGGAGATATTGCTGATAAAGAAAAATATATTTATGGCTTAAGTAATGGCAGTCTTGATGAAAAGTGGCCTAAAGTAGAAGAAAATAAAGCAAAATTTTTCTCTTATACCAACTCTTTTCAGAAGAATAAAAAATCTATTGAAGAGCTTTGGAATTATTTTAAGAATGAAATGATGAATTCAAAAAAGTATGATATAAAATTATTACCCAAAACGGGTGTTTCGCAAGAAAAAGAAATCTTTCTTTCATCTTTATTTATTCCTGGTAGTGAATATGGCACAAGAACAACTATTTTATTTGCAATTTCTCAGGATCAAGGTTTAAATTTTTGTGAACAAACTTATAACTATAATGCTCAAGTAGACGAAGAAAAAATAATCACAGCAAAGTTTTATAGATAA